In the Panthera leo isolate Ple1 chromosome C2, P.leo_Ple1_pat1.1, whole genome shotgun sequence genome, cctcctgggtgtctcaggacccggcctctgtttccttcccccacaGAGACGGCCATCTCAGGGCCACCCCTTCGCTTCGCAGGTCGGAGGCTTTTCTGTCTGACACTGTCCTCTGAGCACGTCGAGGACCCTCctgtcctcctgtcccctcccagctccctgaGTGCCCTTTCTCTTGCCTCTCACCACGTTGCGTGTTTATCGAAGCACTTTCTCCTgggtcctcttctctctccttgcccttcccccCAGTGTTTTACCTCCTCCTCCAAATGCACGGTCTGCCTCCGCAGGGAACTCCAATCTGTCTCCTCCCCCTGATGCCTTCCCTCGCCTGCACCTGGTTCCTAGACGCTTCTTCCCAAAAGCCCTCGAGGAAGCTCAGGTTTCCTACAGCTGAGAGTTCGATTCCTCGCTCCTCCCTGTGCTCTGGACCCAAGGAGAAGCACTTCCTGCAGACTTGCCACTTGGTTTTGGCAGAGCCACCGGTGCCTCGATGACACAGGCTGttgtcccccccccgccccgtgagcCTTACCTCGGGTCCTGTACCGTCTGTCCCACGATGGCGACAACCCAGCGCCTTCCGTTGCCACAGCCACCGCTTTATTGAAGGCGCCCTGGTAGCCTTTTGGTGCCTTGCAGATACCGACCGGGAGGCCTGGGTTCAGGTTTCACACTACGCAGTGTTGCTGCAGACCCCGCAAGTGAAAGGGCAAGGTCCCTGGCAAGAGCCCACACCTTCAGACGCCAGGCAACCCCCAGCGCTTCTGTCCCGGCTGTAAATCTGGAGGTTCCCACAACCCCCCGCCTGGTTCACCAGTTCACAGAACACCCTGCGAGCGCTGTACTTACGACTATGGCTTTGTTGTAAAGGACACAGCTCAGCACCGAGTGGAAGAGATGTAGGGTGAGGTCTGGGGTGCGGGGTGCACAGCCTGTGGGCGCTTCTGGGATTCCCGGCACCTGCCTTTGAATAGCAGTGTGTTCTCCGCCCCAGAAGCTCCTCCGGGCTCCGATGCCCAGGATTTTTATCGGGGTTTCATTACGTGGGCGTGAGTAATAAAATCCTGGGCCTCGGGACTCCTCTCCAgctcccctcccttttctcccccccccccccacgccagGATGGTGATAGGGGTTGGGTCTGAAAGTTTCAACCCTCTAatctctgctccctctccctgaAATGAGGTCCCACATgggtcacctcattagcataaactctgGTGTGGTCCAAAGGGGCTCCTTACGAGTAACAGACATTCCTGCCACTCAGGAAATTCCTGGGCATTTCCCTGCTCTCCCCCAGCCGGGAGCCTTCTTCACCCACCACAAGGTTAGGCTCCTGCACCGTCCCTCCTGCCTGGGAGAGACGTCACCGCCTGTCCTCAGCGCAGATTCCTCAGCCTGGCCTCCCCAGCACGAGCCCCAACGTCCCCAACCCCCTTGGGCACTGGTGCACTGGCTGCACTTATGCTGCTCTTTGCTTCTCCTGGTCCTGTCGCTCACCTGCCTGCTCCACCTTCCCCCCACCGTGGCGTGGCATGGCCCGATCCCCTCGGTCTGCACTGCTGAGCGTCCTCTGCACTTGACTGCCCTCGTTGGCCCCGCTCGTAGTCTGCTTGGTGGCCTAGGCCGTGGCGGGCACAGCAGAAGCCCCGCGAGGACGTTGGTGGCTTCGGTAGCAAGCCCCATTGGAGTCCTTTGTGTCCTGTGGCAGTCGTCTCTGCAGGAGGCCGGTACAAGAACCTGATCAGTACTTACTGAATCGGTCAGTCCCAGTGTACAGAATGattcctgtccctgtcccttcaGAAACAAGTGGAAGCCGGAGTGTGTGTTACCATGGAGATGGTGAAAGACGCCTTGGACCAGCTGCGAGGTGCAGTGATGATTGTCTATCCCATGGGGCTGCCGCCATACGATCCCATCCGGATGGAATTCGAAAATAAAGAAGACTTGTCTGGGACTCAGGTATGTGGCTCTCGGGCGTCCTGTGGGGTGGGTCACTGCAGAGTTGGGCCTCCTCTCCTGGACGTCGTGTTTCGCTTCCTACGCAGCCTTCCATCCTGCCGTGCTGTGCTTCCGAGCAGAGCCCTGGGTTTAGGGGAGACCCCGAAGGTAGTGCTCGCGGTTGAGGGCACACAGAGGAGCAGGAGTAACTGAAAACCTGCCCGTTCTCTTTGGCCACTGGGAAGCCAGAAACCTAACTCGTGCCTGTTTCTACCCAAAGTGCATTCATTGGtccctttgcctggaattttGTGTTCTAGCCTCACCTTTTGCTTCATGTTATTTTCCTGCATTTACgttccattttcctttgtttttctcatttatcctTTATCCCATTGGACAGTGCCTGTGGCTCTGAGCCATCTTAAATAGGCGGGCTGTGCAGAAGCAGACAAACAGCCCCATTGTGCCTAGATGTAAAAACCCGGCTGGATTCCAGTGTTCTTTCCTGGCAGTGTCCTCAAAATCCATCCGAGAAGGACCTCGTATTGTAGATGAGGGTGCACATGGGATAGggtgctccccacctcccagagcAGGAGGGTGACGAAGTCAGGGCAAGAGCTGGAGCTACCAGGAAAGGCATGAAAATGAGCAAGGGCTTCGAttcggtgggggggggtggtgccgcCCGTGGGGAGAGGGGACGTGGGGCGGGGCTGAGATGCCAGACCCTGCCCCACACTGGTGGAGGGGGGCCCAGCCAGGCTCCGTGCACCTGGGGGAGGATCACACGCGTGGGCCAGTGTCCGGATGCACCTTAAAGCCGCTTCTGACCACGGCCCCAGGCAGGACTGAATGTTATTGAAGAATCCGAGGCCCAGCTGTGGTGGGCGGCCAAGGAGCTCAGAAGAACAAAGAAGCTTTCAGACTATGTGGGCAAAAACGAGAAAACCAAAATTATCGCCAAGATTCAGCAAGTGAGTACTTTTGCTTTCACACGACAGCACTTCTTGTTAACTGTTTTCCAACCACTAAAAAATTAGAGTAAATCTCACTTAGTCTCTTTGTTACACATACTTTAATCCCGTTAGTGCAGGCTTAACGTAAAACAGCGAAaactggaagacagtatggattGCTTGACGATATCTGCAGTTTGttttaatggggggggggtaCATAAGCCATGCTAATTTCAACCTTAGAAATAGGGCTGCAAGTAACTAAAAGTGGTTCTCGAAACGGAAACTACAGCCTAGAGCACTGGTTTCAAGTTTTCAAAGTACTGATACTCTGTAAACAAGGAGGATGTGCCAGAAGTCGTTAACAGATGTAGATCGCGTAGAGACGTATCCGTGCGAGGCTGCTTTGTCCTAAATCATTTCTCCACGATTATCTCCATCCCTTCTCCACTGGACCCGCGGCGGCCGGTGGCATTGCCCGGCCTCTGGTCTCTGTCCGCCATGAGGGCCCAGGGTTGAGGGGCTGCTGGAGACCAAGCCTCTCCTGATGATCAGAACGGATCCCCAGTTTATGTGTAGCAGTCGGCAAAGACGGTTATAAAACATTCACTGTGACTTCCCAGGTGGCCCCTGTAAGAGTGCTGTAATCCACAGTCTGCTCTGCCCTCGTCTTTGCAGAGGGGACAAGGGGCCCCAGCCCGAGAACCGATCATCAGCAGTGCGGAGCAGAAGCAGCTGATGCTGTATTATCACAGAAGACAGGAGGAGCTCAAGGTACAGGGCTGATAGGTTTTCAGCAGAGCTGGCGCCACGGGCATTCACCCCCTTCCTGACCCAAGTGCGCGGGGGGCCGCTGGGGGGCCGTGAGTTCTGCAGGATGTAGGGAGGGGCGTTTCTAGAGCTCCCGCCTCTCCAGGGCCCCCGGGACCCTGCCAGGCATCCCACCTGCATTAGAGTCTGGGAGCATCCTTTTGGGGAGATGGGACTGGGAGTTTGGACGTGGGTTCTTTCTTCAGTCTGTTCATGTTGCAAAACACTTTCCTGAAATGCCTTCCTgtgtaaaacataatttatttccagaaattggaagaaaatgaCGATGACTCCTGTTTAAATTCCCCATGGGCAGATAACACTGCTTTGAAA is a window encoding:
- the CFAP298 gene encoding cilia- and flagella-associated protein 298 isoform X2; this translates as MNGVKSVYPVGARYLKRMTSAEGMGKKQVEAGVCVTMEMVKDALDQLRGAVMIVYPMGLPPYDPIRMEFENKEDLSGTQAGLNVIEESEAQLWWAAKELRRTKKLSDYVGKNEKTKIIAKIQQRGQGAPAREPIISSAEQKQLMLYYHRRQEELKKLEENDDDSCLNSPWADNTALKRHFHGVKDIKWRPR
- the CFAP298 gene encoding cilia- and flagella-associated protein 298 isoform X1, with translation MVLLHVKRGDESQFLLQAPGSTELEELTVQVTRVYNARLKVQRVCSEMEELAEHGIFLPPNMQGLTDDQIEELKLRDEWGEKCVPSGGSVFKKDDIGRRNGQAPNEKMKEVLKKTIEEARAIISKKQVEAGVCVTMEMVKDALDQLRGAVMIVYPMGLPPYDPIRMEFENKEDLSGTQAGLNVIEESEAQLWWAAKELRRTKKLSDYVGKNEKTKIIAKIQQRGQGAPAREPIISSAEQKQLMLYYHRRQEELKKLEENDDDSCLNSPWADNTALKRHFHGVKDIKWRPR